A stretch of Henckelia pumila isolate YLH828 chromosome 4, ASM3356847v2, whole genome shotgun sequence DNA encodes these proteins:
- the LOC140894325 gene encoding uncharacterized protein, translating into MSYSMDWRKMCDRYQKRKPVKPDGAMITIVDAGRLRGFRPQAKRALKVYKKSNSTRFKLEKMYKVNYIGARYQYITFGALEVESLGRTLFRGVVHGDDKFMNLPPQA; encoded by the exons ATGAG TTATTCTATGGACTGGCGTAAG ATGTGTGATAGATATCAGAAACGGAAACCAGTCAAACCCGATGGAGCAATGATCACGATTGTTGATGCTGGTAGATTGCGTGGATTCAGACCTCAGGCCAAACGAGCCTTGAAAGTTTACAAGAAGTCCAAT TCGACGAGGTTCAAGCTAGAGAAGATGTACAAGGTGAACTATATTGGAGCTCGATATCAATATATAACTTTCGGTGCACTAGAAGTTGAAAGCCTTGGAAGAACTCTTTTTCGGGGAGTTGTTCACGGTGATGATAAGTTTATGAACTTACCACCTCAGGCTTAG